The stretch of DNA TACTCTATGTCTCTATTGTACTCGTTATTAAGCATATTGATAGATAAAATGATCTGATGAAGCGCACCTGACATTCGGATGCAAAATTTCATCGTCGCTCGAGATATCAGATGAAACTGGTGCTGTTCTATGAGGTGAAATAGACCATGGAGACAGTGTAGGCACTTCATCAGCAAAATATCTTCTCTTAATCAACTGATAGAATGATGGTTCGAATGTTAGCCTACAAAGCCATATATTACGGTTTTTATTCTAGGCTGGACCTGCCTCCCCAAAAGGAAAGAAAACAGAAATTATTTCGGTAAGTGAAGACACCCACCAAATTGAAAAACTTCGTAATAGCTTCCTTGTCAATTCTCGCCTCCTTGGCAGCCTACATAATTCCATTAGAAAATATCAGATGCATCGAAGAGACATTTACATGCATGAATTTGTCACATTAGAGTCAATTTCCTAGATTCATTGGCCCTCATTAACATGCGGGAGAAGCAATGAGGAATAATATTCTTTACAAAAATCGGTAAAAAATTTACAGACAAAATGGGTAATCTGTAATTGACGCCACAGACAATCACTAGCGGAATGAAAACTTTGTTACAACTTACAACAAAAGGTTTCTCAAGGAAAATAGAAATAAACTGAAAAGGATCGAAAAGACCATGTAAACATTCTAGAAGATCTCACTTCCTACCTATGTTGTATGCACCGTGCTCCCATGCCTTTCGGAGACCACCCATAGTAAAGCCCAGGTTATTTACACATAACAACGAGGGGTTACTTTGTTACACTTCAATTCCTAAATTTATTTGACAACATTAATAACTGAAATTTTTTCATCTGAGTAGAAATATTTGTTGGTTGACTTCGAGTCCTCTAGATTTAAATAACTTTCAAATCAATGATTATCACATAAAATTACTACACACAGCATTGTTCCAACAAAATCAAGATTAAAAAAATTGTTTCAGGTAGTAATTCAAATTGATGGCTCCATAACAAGCACTAAGGTGTAAGGAACAACCACCACCCCACTCCCTTTGTTCTCAGGTCACCAAATTAAACCTTCAGCAAGCCACACTTTGAGTCACAACACAGGTTTGGTTCTTACAGATACTAGGGCAGAATTTCCAGGGAAGCTTGCAGTCGAGGGGAGATCCTCGCTTGATGAAAGCAGACCTTGCTTTTCAACCCAGTGCCTCGCAAAATCAACAAGATTACCACTGCTGCCACTTTCACTTTGTTTTGAGCAAAGGTCCACTTTGTTGCTGATGACAATATAAGGCACGGGAAGCCCATAAGGCCCGCCATTTGCAAAAGGTGCTGAAAATGTCCCGTTTGCAGCAATTTCATCTGCCCATTTCTGGAgtcctttttttgtttttctttgacaCAGATCATAAACAAAAATGACACCTGCCAAGTAGAAGGATGACAAATTCAACCTTTAGACTTGCATGCTAACCACTGTGCCCAATGACACAGCAAGAAAACTGAACTGGTAAAATGAAAGTTTTGTTTCTGTTAGACAAAATTGAAGTTGTACATAACAATCTCATTTGAAGGCAGGATTAATGATGTTTAATCATTACAACAAATTAGCATATTGCCTAAGACTTTCTGACACTCCTTCACATTTTTTGTTTCCTCCCCAGACTCTATAAAAGCACAGACATGCCTAAGGGGTCTGACATTCTCTCTCAAGTGAGTGTTGATAAGAGTATCACCATGGGAAGAACTCAAGAACTCCCTTCAAGGCCCAAACATGACCCATCAACATTATCCCTTGGAGGCTTGGACTTACTTTAAATGTACCCAAATCTTACGCTTTAAGACTTACATCAAACCTAGTGTAGGCGTGTTGCCCCATATCATAACCGATGGAGGAGTAATTGTACGCTCTATAAATAAGGAGGAAAAAAACCCACAAGAGAAGCTAAATAGACATAGTCAACAGCTACCAGCCTAGCTAGAGGTTCTTCCATATTCAAAGTCAAACCGACCCAACCAGGAGACTCGAGGAGAAGTAACTGTTTTACAGCTATACAGGTCAAAAGGAACCAAAGTAATATAGCAATAACCTTCGTAACACCACAGTCGTTGACTTAAAAGCCTCTGGCATCTATGTCAAGTCAAAGTTGACACTAATTCTTAAAATTAGAACCTGCTCCATCTTCCAGTCTGAACGTAAATACATTTAAGTGGCAAGACTATCGTTTATACATCGATATATGGACTCATAGCTACAGCAAAATAGTTAAATTAGCAGACTTGCAGAAAAGTAAAAGAGCAATAAACCATCCAGATTCAATAGTATCTGCTGTCCCGAATGGAAGGAGGGGAATATGAAGTAGACCCTAAACCTAGATTTTCGAATACGATCAACCACTCAATGCGTTGCAAACTGTTTTACAAGTATAATGTATACACATTACATATTCCTAATTTCCTAACACAACGTTTTATTGAAATCCACGTTTTGATTAATTTATGATGTCCTGTATACATGACACCTATTCTTGTCGGAGACAATTAGAAAAACCATGTTCTAAACACCTATTGGTCACAGGAGAGCTGTTCAACCAACTCACAGCCTTGCATCTTGGAAAGAAGGGTGTCTTAATCAAACAAAATTAAGTTGCATCCAAATATCTTGAATTCTTATAAATACACTATTACAAATTAGCCCTGTTCCTTTGATTATCAACAAATATATAATTATAAGCACCGCCACAAAAGCACAACGAGAGTCAAGAGCAGCCAACATGAGTGCCTCTAATCTTGTATTGCGAAGGTTTTTGTCTAAGATGAACTCAGACCGAAGTGTCAGAAAGCTTGAGGTGAGAATTCTTTGACGACACAATGTACATGAAATATAGCAAAATGGCTCAGTAAACTAGTTGCACTTCTTTTTATTGTGAAATGGCAGTCATTTGATGCAATATTGGACGCAATTTTCAGTATGGATCATTCAAAAACAATCTCTTTGTGTTTATAACAAAGGGTGATACTGCGTACATCAACCCCTCGGCCCTCACCATACACCCCTTTTGCAGGAGCCCTTGAGGCATTGGGGTAATGTTGTAGTAATTGACAACGTACAATAAAGAGCACAAAAGGGGCGACACTCATGAACAAAAAGACACCAAGGTGTGCACCTGCATAACAGGAACTAGATGTTTAAGCTCTAATGAGCAATATAAAGTCTTACGATTAGAGGAATATTTAAGTGGTGAGGAGCACTTGCTTGACTCCATCTATACAAATGAAATTTCAACTCTTAACGTGTAGAAGAAATATCATCAAACTTATGATGATTACTTTCGATCTAAGTGCACCACCAAATAGCTAAATGAACCATCTTCCAACTTCACTAAGCCAACTGCTTTCATCCTTCTCCTCCAATAAAAAAAGAACATCTTTAGCTTTACAAGAGTAAACTGAACTTAAGCTGAAGAGAAACATGCTGGCAAAAGTAAGTGCAAGACCCAAGGGCAAGAAAGCAGAAAAAGATCAATGGCCACTTCGTCATCAATGGACTCCTCTTGAACATGTCTCCATTGGAATTTTATTTTGATACAATCCAAGTAAGAAAAGAACCTTAAGGGGAAGCCTTACTCTTCCAAATTGAAGTAACTTCAAAATCCACAAAAGCATGTTTTTTTCTAGGAACTGAGAACCTTGATTTGTTATGTAACCTGATCATCTCGTAATTTATTACGAGCCCTGATCATCTAATAATTAATTATGGAACCTAGTCATCTCATCATTTACTACGTAAACTAATCATGTCATCCATTTTCACGAGGGACGACATTGACAGACGACAGTTTCTATCAACTTCGAAAGCCTCAAAACAGAAGGTTCCTCCCAAACATTAGGGAGGTTGGAAAAGTGAAGATGAGAATGACGGGTATGTCATCCCACAAAATAACTTCCACGGTGGTAGCTATTCTGGAGAGAAGCAACTCAAAAATATCTTGGAGTTGGATTTTCGATTCCTACACCAAATGTCAGGACAAAACAAGACTCCCGCAACATCTTCAACTCGAATACCCACTGGGGATTAAAAAGGAAATCAGATTCTAAATTTCCAAAGGCGTACACTATGATTGCCTCCCTCACAGGAGATTTCTCcaaatgaacctccctaatcACTGTGAAGGTCTTACTATTATTGAACATCATCCTATTGTTAGCTATCCAATAAAAGAATTTTATGTTGCAATGATGCAATCACCTACTCAATCCACCGTTGGTTAGCTTTTTGCCTCCAAAAGAAATCAAAGAAGATCAATCCACAAGTTGCCAATTTTTTTAGTAATGGAAGATCTCGCAAAGCAAAAATGACTTTTAAATGCGGCGGAAGGGTTTGTTGATTTGGTAAGAGCTTGGTGGTTGAATATTGGGGTTGTTGGTTTGTATAGCTTTGACCTAGCTAAGAAGTTGACTctcttaaaatagaaaatcaaacaATGGAATAATAACATTTACAAGATAAGAACACATGGTGAAATATGTTCTGGAGTGGGATGTGAAAGAGCAACTATCAGGTTATACAGTCCTTAACTTCCTTCTAGAATAAATTGGTGCTACTAAGTGGATTTTTGTAGGAAAGGTAAGAGTTGCAATACAGCAAATTCGATcgcaaaacatcaaagttaccAGTTTACCACACAAATATAAGGaattaggattttacgagtgctCCAACCTAAAAACACAAGTACTCAAGCTAGAGAATCAAGAATAGGCCTTTGTTTAGGGCCTCGGCGACACTGAAACATATGGTATATGAGTCACAAAATGATATACTCACTGTGAGGAAGGGAAAGTAACGTGTGCCTTTGCCAAATAATCCTCAACCAAGATCCACAATCCCTTAAACACCGAACTGTTAAAGGTGCATGATTTAGTTTTTAAAACATCAGCAAAACTCACATGCGTCTTTAGCAATAATGGAGGTTTTTCTCTAGGGCACAACATGAGGAGACTAGGAGAGAACGATTTGTGAGTCTGTGACGAGAGAAGAATACATCTCTAAAAGCTTTTAGTATTAATAAAAAGAACACACATATAGGCATGTCGCGAACAATAGCTTGCGTGTTAAATCTCAGCTTGAGACTTCATCTCAGAATAAGTCCTTGGCCTGATTTTGGCCATTGCGTAATAGAGGTCGGCCGATGCCGCCTCAAAATGCTATTGCCCAATAACcttcaaaatcttcaaatttGACAACCCAGTGGTGATGCGGTGTTGCAATTGAGATATTGAGATTGGAACATGACTACAGAGAAGACACCACGATTTCTCATTATCTAACCATCTATGTATGTTATGAGGGCACTCCAGCTCATAAAAAGCAGAGAGAGAGAGACTGAAAAAACTACAAATAAGAAAGTGTATATGACATCTAGTTACTCATTTAGACACCAAAAATGGCTTAAAAGATCACGGTAGAAAGTGGAGTCAATGCATGTGAATATGAGCGCTTTTTGTACCCATGCACGAAACGCCACATGGtataaattaatataaaagatCAAGGTTCACCATTTATCTGAGAATAGAAAAGAGATCTGCAAGCTTTGTAGCGTTCATGCCCGGAAATATCCCATAGCTCCACGAAGAAATCCCTCTCCATATCACTCTTCAAGCTGTTTGATGAGCTTGCAGAGCTCTTATAGGTAAGATGCTGcccaaatatgttttaacaaaaAGGATTAGAACCCTATTGAAAACCATTATATCTCATAAGTAGGTCAGGACAAAAATATCAAACCTTAACTGAAACCATACAGCCAATAGTTGGGTTAGGGCGCGCAACTGCAGAACCATTTACAATGAGATGTACAAGTGATGTCTTGCCCACACCTGCCCGCCATTATTTTATACACTCAGAGCTCAAGTGATGAATATTACAGCCATTCAAATACAGGAAGATATTGAATACTTAAAAGACCTTAATCATGAAATCATTCAGACACTTTTGTCAGGGTTAATTACAGATATAGTTTAATACTTAATGTGAATGCTAGTATATGGCAACGACGAATGCTGGTATATGGATACGACGAATGCTAGTATATGGATACGACAGTCATTCACGAAGAAATAAATCATACATTAGAACTCAGAAGCCTACAAATAGTTATAAGTCAAACTATACTCCTAAACATTTAAAAGGGGAAAAAAAGAGTCGCTAGTGACTACTCAATTGTTTGGTTGCTCCGTGCCACGTGCTATGATCACCACCGGAAGAGCAACAATATTCCTCGATAAAAGTTTGGCAACACACAATAAACCGACTACCAAGCTCCAATCTGACTAGTAACAACTTCTGTAAGCATGTCCCAACAAAGACTTGAACGTGTCCTCTACATGAAGGAACTAATTTCCTTCCTCAGATTCTTGAATATTTGTCACGCCACAAAAACTTAGggtgagacggtcttatatgTGAGACCAACCTATTACCCCTATAATAAAAATAAGCAATACAGCGATTTGAGCTAATCTCACATGTGATCCCGTCACTGATTTTTAAATACCCTAACAACAAACTTTTTTCATCTTCTCTAACAACTGTCTAAATTCGAATTTACCCATTTCAGTAACTTGATCATTAAGCTTTAAAATCACTAATAGACTTCATTCCAATGTTGTTTCAACAAATTtcggtaaacaaatgattgggacggagtgAGTAGTGTGCGAACTATGGGGTAGAATAAATACAATAGAAATTAAGAAAAGTAAGAAAAGGGAGGAATTAGATGAGAACAATACCAGAATCGCCGACGACAAGGACGCGAACTTGGCCTACGGGTGGACCACCACCAACAAGGTCCCTGCTttctctctccctttccctccaaaacATCCTGCCTTGAAAATGTGTTGTGGCTTTCTTAGCCTCCCGGTATTTCGTTTTTGTTACTCGCCCGGTCTCCAATAGACCGGATTATCCGTCCCATTTTTTATATCGTATGTATATCTTTTACTTAACCGTGTTACATTAGTTTAATATATTTTCCTAGTATATTTATTACTTAACTAATGCAATAGTCTTTTCGCAATACTTTCCGCCCGTCTACAGTTGGCTTAAAAAACTCAAACCGGCAAATAATGACACGACTCGAAAACATCACAATTCCAATACAAAATTAACGCATTTGGGTTGAGTTTTAATGACTCATTTATGCAAGTGGGTTAACACCAACatgacacgagatttaattgtgttgggtttgggttgagctctctaaacacgaacccgacacgaatgaactatttactaaattaatcctaatttttcttcaTCGTGCATCAAATATAGGCATGACacaaacccgacacgaaattaactggttagggttgaggcttgatgacccgTTTATGTATGTGGTTCGACACAAACATGACACAAAATTTAATTAAGTCGAGTTTGGATTGAAGGGTTCATAAACCGTTTACATGCGACACGAACACAAACCCAATACGACCCGGTCTATTTGCCAAGTCTATAAAGAACAATATTCTAATTCTCAAATCAAAATTGATGGGGGTACATTCATGCCACCCAGACCTAGAAATCCTCAaattatgaaacaattaagactAACCTAAGTTAGGTAGCAAAGGTAAGTTGAGTATTGTATCCATAATGACGGGGGTGTTAAAATTGCTATTTAGAGATTTGTTTTAGCTTATGTTAAGTCACAAGTTTAATTTTGGGCTTAATttgaattaaactaaatctaacgaGTACTAAATAAGAAAATTACTAAACAAATAGGAAGAAAAAAAGATAGTGAAATGTAAATGTATGAAATCAAATTATATACAAGTTAGAGTCCCTTCGGGTTCAAATGGATGATAGAGGTTCAAAGAGTGTTGAAGTCGATGATGAAGTAATGGTCAAGTCCTTTCGGTTTTATGACCATCTTGGGTCACAATAACGCGTTTTCACAACTTAATAGCCCTTCCTACCAACTT from Silene latifolia isolate original U9 population chromosome 10, ASM4854445v1, whole genome shotgun sequence encodes:
- the LOC141605462 gene encoding small GTPase LIP1-like, producing the protein MFWRERERESRDLVGGGPPVGQVRVLVVGDSGVGKTSLVHLIVNGSAVARPNPTIGCMVSVKHLTYKSSASSSNSLKSDMERDFFVELWDISGHERYKACRSLFYSQINGVIFVYDLCQRKTKKGLQKWADEIAANGTFSAPFANGGPYGLPVPYIVISNKVDLCSKQSESGSSGNLVDFARHWVEKQGLLSSSEDLPSTASFPGNSALVSAAKEARIDKEAITKFFNLLIKRRYFADEVPTLSPWSISPHRTAPVSSDISSDDEILHPNVRLSSNAYNYNMQQPPLPAQHNLPPPPTLYPQQPASTSENYTYPRISRNISSEMTYLKSKRTDIDV